In a genomic window of Wyeomyia smithii strain HCP4-BCI-WySm-NY-G18 chromosome 1, ASM2978416v1, whole genome shotgun sequence:
- the LOC129733783 gene encoding cyclin-G-associated kinase isoform X1 yields MSDFFKSAINYFNAGPAGCGQEYDFVGQTVEIANVKLRIKRVIAEGGFAYVYVAQDVQTNSEYALKRLLGADKEECNNIIREINTLKQVSGHPNIIKFIAATFIDRTQNSSAKRAEYLLVTELCKGGSLYDCLEKDLAPEAVLRVFYQACRAVAHLHTQAVPINHRDIKIENFLIGCDGQLKLCDFGSASTDTYSPDVNWNAHQRDMLEDLLGRCTTPMYRAPEQLDTWANHPIGIKTDIWALGCILFCLCYRKHPFEDSAKLRIINANFTIPNDSRYACFSEIIKGCLQVDPLKRFDISMVLDRLAAISETKGWSLKAPLGLHGKPLNTPPSGVSPNPSPMHLPADIIPASGNHAPPQRPAPPRPAPAVHMAGPPEERKNAQRPPDPVRPPPPVIAPAVHHHPHQPPSVGAYVGAAGTGGGGLLSSIKGGAGSFFKNLKDTSSKVMQTVQQSIARTDLDISCITQRILVMPCPSEGLESTYRTNHIEDVKIYLESRYLPTKISIYNLGPRNCPRLPPPVRTVEGSFIYSPVPVSYKAPTLVGLYSLAEDMYGFLNADPKTVIVVQSPDSGKALAATMVCALLIYSQLVTEPEDAMQIFAVKRTPPGMRASELRYLYYMGDLVRSVPHLPHYNPVTLVSVTASPVPRMTKARDGCRVYVEVASGDRVVFSTLQDYDRMRLYSAAEGKISIALNVTVCGDVTVTLYHARNALGGMGRPQGLKICQFQLNTGFIPEEETLINFSKSELDDVPDLEHVPHGFNVALSVFVGDSERPPSSQPPWTTAKLPRDPKILFASQLEYEENVDNFISKPTSKSATAPHRPPPRPAPPSPQPSRANQAPSATNEQPPSTVPGDSDLLNISTANQEQPEKLNHEEQQSANFDLLGGFAPPVADVSESDGDNKPPPAALDDIFGDIANDGTAAGPIPLQSTKSSTDLNGLNLNFENFGGVAKPAVSNETASNGVINNQFNNSFGFDPFAGISASAFHSSHQPQQPQQAQTTNKDPFADIGNLGSNLGATGWGKSGAPPTTTPSPRSTQFSSPTHQYSGASTANPSPRAPSTPIHQMRSPSETQRPDYSRSHFEPSKQSAAGTNGANGQQKEKSGDIFGDILGSQGYSFGSGKNQGPRTINDMRKEELVKEMDPERVKLMEWTEGKKNNIRALLCTVHTVLWPGAKWTKCDMHQLVSAADVKKIYRKACLAVHPDKHTGTENESMAKLIFMELNNAWSEFENDATQQNLFAQ; encoded by the exons ATGAGTGATTTTTTCAAGTCAGCAATAAATTACTTCAACGCTGGCCCAGCTGGCTGTGGTCAGGAATATGATTTTGTTGGTCAAACAGTGGAGATTGCCAATGTCAAGCTGCGGATCAAACGTGTAATCGCTGAAG GTGGTTTTGCGTACGTTTATGTCGCACAGGATGTTCAGACTAACAGCGAATATGCTCTGAAACGTCTGCTGGGAGCCGACAAGGAGGAATGCAACAACATTATCCGCGAAATAAACACACTGAAGCAAGTGTCTGGCCATCCTAACATCATAAAATTCATAGCGGCAACTTTTATCGATCGTACCCAGAATTCCTCTGCGAAGCGCGCCGAATATTTGTTAGTGACAGAACTGTGTAAAGGAGGTTCACTGTATGATTGTCTTGAGAAGGATCTTGCACCGGAAGCTGTTTTACGAGTATTCTATCAAGCTTGCAGGGCAGTTGCTCATTTACACACCCAAGCGGTTCCGATAAATCATCGGGATATTAAG ATTGAGAATTTCCTTATCGGATGTGACGGTCAACTTAAATTGTGTGATTTCGGATCAGCATCGACTGACACCTATTCACCGGATGTGAACTGGAATGCCCATCAGAGAGATATGCTCGAAGATCTCCTTGGCCGCTGTACAACTCCAATGTATCGAGCTCCAGAACAACTGGACACATGGGCCAATCATCCTATCGGTATTAAAACAGATATCTGGGCATTGGGATGCATACTTTTTTGTCTGTGCTATCGAAAGCATCCGTTCGAAGATTCTGCTAAACTGCGTATTATCAACGCAAACTTTACCATACCAAATGATTCTCGGTATGCGTGCTTCAGTGAGATTATCAAAGGTTGCCTTCAAGTCGACCCGCTTAAGCGTTTTGACATTTCAATGGTTTTGGATAGATTGGCTGCAATATCGGAAACGAAAGGATGGTCATTAAAGGCTCCGCTTGGACTGCACGGAAAACCACTTAATACACCACCAAGTGGCGTTTCACCTAATCCTAGTCCAATGCATCTACCAGCAGATATTATTCCAGCATCAGGGAACCATGCCCCTCCTCAAAGACCTGCTCCTCCTCGACCAGCTCCGGCAGTGCACATGGCTGGGCCTCCCGAAGAACGAAAAAATGCGCAGCGCCCTCCAGATCCCGTGCGACCTCCTCCTCCAGTGATTGCACCGGCGGTTCATCATCATCCTCATCAGCCGCCATCGGTTGGAGCCTATGTTGGTGCAGCAGGCACTGGTGGAGGTGGGCTTCTTTCATCGATAAAAGGTGGAGCAGGaagtttttttaaaaacctGAAAGATACATCTTCGAAGGTAATGCAAACGGTTCAACAGAGCATTGCCCGCACTGATTTGGATATTAGTTGCATTACGCAGAGGATTTTGGTAATGCCTTGTCCTTCGGAAGGACTGGAATCGACCTATCGAACCAATCACATCGAAGATGTGAAGATATACCTGGAAAGCCGGTATCTTCCGACCAAAATCAGCATCTACAACCTTGGCCCACGCAATTGTCCAAGGCTGCCGCCACCAGTTCGCACCGTAGAGGGTAGTTTTATTTATTCACCTGTTCCAGTATCATATAAAGCACCAACTTTGGTTGGTTTGTATTCCTTAGCCGAAGATATGTACGGCTTTTTGAACGCAGACCCTAAAACGGTGATTGTTGTCCAGAGCCCTGACTCTGGAAAAGCTTTAGCGGCTACCATGGTTTGTGCTCTGCTGATTTATAGCCAGTTGGTAACAGAGCCGGAGGATGCTATGCAGATATTTGCGGTCAAACGAACTCCGCCTGGCATGCGAGCATCTGAATTGCGGTATCTCTATTATATGGGTGATTTAGTTCGATCGGTACCGCATTTACCCCACTACAATCCAGTAACATTAGTATCCGTTACGGCTAGCCCCGTACCTAGAATGACAAAAGCTCGCGACGGTTGTAGAGTCTACGTGGAAGTGGCTTCGGGTGATCGAGTTGTCTTTAGTACTTTACAAGATTATGATCGCATGCGACTGTATAGCGCTGCGGAAGGCAAAATATCTATCGCACTCAATGTAACAGTGTGTGGCGATGTTACAGTTACTCTATACCACGCTCGTAATGCTCTCGGTGGCATGGGTCGTCCACAAGGATTAAAAATTTGTCAATTCCAGCTGAATACCGGTTTCATACCGGAGGAGGAAACATTAATCAACTTCAGCAAATCCGAATTAGACGACGTTCCTGATTTGGAACACGTTCCACATGGCTTCAATGTAGCGCTGTCGGTATTCGTGGGGGACTCGGAACGTCCTCCTTCAAGCCAACCTCCTTGGACAACGGCAAAACTGCCTAGGgatccaaaaattttgtttgcttCCCAATTAGAATATGAAGAGAATGttgacaactttatttcaaAACCGACATCCAAATCGGCAACAGCGCCGCATAGACCTCCTCCCCGTCCGGCTCCTCCATCACCGCAACCATCTAGAGCAAACCAAGCACCATCAGCAACAAATGAACAGCCACCATCTACTGTTCCTGGCGATTCAGATCTTTTGAATATTAGCACTGCTAATCAAGAACAACCTGAAAAACTGAACCATGAGGAACAACAGAGTGCTAATTTTGATTTACTTGGTGGTTTCGCCCCCCCAGTTGCAGACGTAAGTGAATCAGATGGTGACAATAAACCTCCACCTGCTGCCCTGGATGATATTTTCGGAGATATCGCCAATGATGGAACTGCTGCTGGGCCGATACCATTGCAATCCACCAAATCGAGCACCGACCTGAACGGACTAAAtcttaattttgaaaattttggaggGGTCGCCAAGCCGGCAGTTTCCAACGAAACGGCTTCTAATGGAGTAATCAACAATCAGTTCAACAATAGCTTCGGATTCGATCCTTTTGCTGGAATTAGTGCCAGCGCCTTTCACAGCAGTCATCAACCGCAACAGCCACAGCAGGCTCAAACAACAAATAAAGATCCATTTGCTGACATAGGCAATTTAGGATCTAACCTAGGAGCCACCGGTTGGGGTAAATCTGGTGCTCCACCAACTACAACTCCCAGTCCACGCTCAACACAGTTCTCCAGCCCGACCCATCAATATAGCGGAGCTAGCACAGCCAATCCTTCGCCAAGAGCACCGTCAACTCCTATCCATCAGATGCGTAGCCCAAGCGAAACACAGCGCCCTGACTACAGCCGATCACATTTCGAGCCGTCGAAGCAATCGGCCGCCGGCACCAATGGTGCCAACGGGCAACAAAAGGAAAAATCCGGCGATATTTTTGGTGACATTCTTGGCTCACAGGGTTATTCGTTCGGAAGTGGAAAAAATCAGGGACCGCGTACTATCAACGACATGCGAAAAGAAGAATTGGTCAAGGAAATGGATCCGGAACGAGTAAAACTGATGGAATGG acTGAAGGAAAGAAAAATAACATCCGAGCGTTACTCTGTACGGTACACACTGTACTGTGGCCCGGTGCTAAGTGGACGAAGTGCGATATGCACCAATTGGTTAGTGCCGCTGATGTGAAGAAAATCTACCGAAAGGCTTGTCTAGCGGTACATCCGGACAAA CACACGGGCACTGAAAACGAGAGCATGGCGAAACTAATTTTTATGGAACTGAACAACGCttggagtgaatttgaaaacgaCGCCACGCAGCAGAATTTATTCGCCCAATAA
- the LOC129733783 gene encoding cyclin-G-associated kinase isoform X2, whose product MLEDLLGRCTTPMYRAPEQLDTWANHPIGIKTDIWALGCILFCLCYRKHPFEDSAKLRIINANFTIPNDSRYACFSEIIKGCLQVDPLKRFDISMVLDRLAAISETKGWSLKAPLGLHGKPLNTPPSGVSPNPSPMHLPADIIPASGNHAPPQRPAPPRPAPAVHMAGPPEERKNAQRPPDPVRPPPPVIAPAVHHHPHQPPSVGAYVGAAGTGGGGLLSSIKGGAGSFFKNLKDTSSKVMQTVQQSIARTDLDISCITQRILVMPCPSEGLESTYRTNHIEDVKIYLESRYLPTKISIYNLGPRNCPRLPPPVRTVEGSFIYSPVPVSYKAPTLVGLYSLAEDMYGFLNADPKTVIVVQSPDSGKALAATMVCALLIYSQLVTEPEDAMQIFAVKRTPPGMRASELRYLYYMGDLVRSVPHLPHYNPVTLVSVTASPVPRMTKARDGCRVYVEVASGDRVVFSTLQDYDRMRLYSAAEGKISIALNVTVCGDVTVTLYHARNALGGMGRPQGLKICQFQLNTGFIPEEETLINFSKSELDDVPDLEHVPHGFNVALSVFVGDSERPPSSQPPWTTAKLPRDPKILFASQLEYEENVDNFISKPTSKSATAPHRPPPRPAPPSPQPSRANQAPSATNEQPPSTVPGDSDLLNISTANQEQPEKLNHEEQQSANFDLLGGFAPPVADVSESDGDNKPPPAALDDIFGDIANDGTAAGPIPLQSTKSSTDLNGLNLNFENFGGVAKPAVSNETASNGVINNQFNNSFGFDPFAGISASAFHSSHQPQQPQQAQTTNKDPFADIGNLGSNLGATGWGKSGAPPTTTPSPRSTQFSSPTHQYSGASTANPSPRAPSTPIHQMRSPSETQRPDYSRSHFEPSKQSAAGTNGANGQQKEKSGDIFGDILGSQGYSFGSGKNQGPRTINDMRKEELVKEMDPERVKLMEWTEGKKNNIRALLCTVHTVLWPGAKWTKCDMHQLVSAADVKKIYRKACLAVHPDKHTGTENESMAKLIFMELNNAWSEFENDATQQNLFAQ is encoded by the exons ATGCTCGAAGATCTCCTTGGCCGCTGTACAACTCCAATGTATCGAGCTCCAGAACAACTGGACACATGGGCCAATCATCCTATCGGTATTAAAACAGATATCTGGGCATTGGGATGCATACTTTTTTGTCTGTGCTATCGAAAGCATCCGTTCGAAGATTCTGCTAAACTGCGTATTATCAACGCAAACTTTACCATACCAAATGATTCTCGGTATGCGTGCTTCAGTGAGATTATCAAAGGTTGCCTTCAAGTCGACCCGCTTAAGCGTTTTGACATTTCAATGGTTTTGGATAGATTGGCTGCAATATCGGAAACGAAAGGATGGTCATTAAAGGCTCCGCTTGGACTGCACGGAAAACCACTTAATACACCACCAAGTGGCGTTTCACCTAATCCTAGTCCAATGCATCTACCAGCAGATATTATTCCAGCATCAGGGAACCATGCCCCTCCTCAAAGACCTGCTCCTCCTCGACCAGCTCCGGCAGTGCACATGGCTGGGCCTCCCGAAGAACGAAAAAATGCGCAGCGCCCTCCAGATCCCGTGCGACCTCCTCCTCCAGTGATTGCACCGGCGGTTCATCATCATCCTCATCAGCCGCCATCGGTTGGAGCCTATGTTGGTGCAGCAGGCACTGGTGGAGGTGGGCTTCTTTCATCGATAAAAGGTGGAGCAGGaagtttttttaaaaacctGAAAGATACATCTTCGAAGGTAATGCAAACGGTTCAACAGAGCATTGCCCGCACTGATTTGGATATTAGTTGCATTACGCAGAGGATTTTGGTAATGCCTTGTCCTTCGGAAGGACTGGAATCGACCTATCGAACCAATCACATCGAAGATGTGAAGATATACCTGGAAAGCCGGTATCTTCCGACCAAAATCAGCATCTACAACCTTGGCCCACGCAATTGTCCAAGGCTGCCGCCACCAGTTCGCACCGTAGAGGGTAGTTTTATTTATTCACCTGTTCCAGTATCATATAAAGCACCAACTTTGGTTGGTTTGTATTCCTTAGCCGAAGATATGTACGGCTTTTTGAACGCAGACCCTAAAACGGTGATTGTTGTCCAGAGCCCTGACTCTGGAAAAGCTTTAGCGGCTACCATGGTTTGTGCTCTGCTGATTTATAGCCAGTTGGTAACAGAGCCGGAGGATGCTATGCAGATATTTGCGGTCAAACGAACTCCGCCTGGCATGCGAGCATCTGAATTGCGGTATCTCTATTATATGGGTGATTTAGTTCGATCGGTACCGCATTTACCCCACTACAATCCAGTAACATTAGTATCCGTTACGGCTAGCCCCGTACCTAGAATGACAAAAGCTCGCGACGGTTGTAGAGTCTACGTGGAAGTGGCTTCGGGTGATCGAGTTGTCTTTAGTACTTTACAAGATTATGATCGCATGCGACTGTATAGCGCTGCGGAAGGCAAAATATCTATCGCACTCAATGTAACAGTGTGTGGCGATGTTACAGTTACTCTATACCACGCTCGTAATGCTCTCGGTGGCATGGGTCGTCCACAAGGATTAAAAATTTGTCAATTCCAGCTGAATACCGGTTTCATACCGGAGGAGGAAACATTAATCAACTTCAGCAAATCCGAATTAGACGACGTTCCTGATTTGGAACACGTTCCACATGGCTTCAATGTAGCGCTGTCGGTATTCGTGGGGGACTCGGAACGTCCTCCTTCAAGCCAACCTCCTTGGACAACGGCAAAACTGCCTAGGgatccaaaaattttgtttgcttCCCAATTAGAATATGAAGAGAATGttgacaactttatttcaaAACCGACATCCAAATCGGCAACAGCGCCGCATAGACCTCCTCCCCGTCCGGCTCCTCCATCACCGCAACCATCTAGAGCAAACCAAGCACCATCAGCAACAAATGAACAGCCACCATCTACTGTTCCTGGCGATTCAGATCTTTTGAATATTAGCACTGCTAATCAAGAACAACCTGAAAAACTGAACCATGAGGAACAACAGAGTGCTAATTTTGATTTACTTGGTGGTTTCGCCCCCCCAGTTGCAGACGTAAGTGAATCAGATGGTGACAATAAACCTCCACCTGCTGCCCTGGATGATATTTTCGGAGATATCGCCAATGATGGAACTGCTGCTGGGCCGATACCATTGCAATCCACCAAATCGAGCACCGACCTGAACGGACTAAAtcttaattttgaaaattttggaggGGTCGCCAAGCCGGCAGTTTCCAACGAAACGGCTTCTAATGGAGTAATCAACAATCAGTTCAACAATAGCTTCGGATTCGATCCTTTTGCTGGAATTAGTGCCAGCGCCTTTCACAGCAGTCATCAACCGCAACAGCCACAGCAGGCTCAAACAACAAATAAAGATCCATTTGCTGACATAGGCAATTTAGGATCTAACCTAGGAGCCACCGGTTGGGGTAAATCTGGTGCTCCACCAACTACAACTCCCAGTCCACGCTCAACACAGTTCTCCAGCCCGACCCATCAATATAGCGGAGCTAGCACAGCCAATCCTTCGCCAAGAGCACCGTCAACTCCTATCCATCAGATGCGTAGCCCAAGCGAAACACAGCGCCCTGACTACAGCCGATCACATTTCGAGCCGTCGAAGCAATCGGCCGCCGGCACCAATGGTGCCAACGGGCAACAAAAGGAAAAATCCGGCGATATTTTTGGTGACATTCTTGGCTCACAGGGTTATTCGTTCGGAAGTGGAAAAAATCAGGGACCGCGTACTATCAACGACATGCGAAAAGAAGAATTGGTCAAGGAAATGGATCCGGAACGAGTAAAACTGATGGAATGG acTGAAGGAAAGAAAAATAACATCCGAGCGTTACTCTGTACGGTACACACTGTACTGTGGCCCGGTGCTAAGTGGACGAAGTGCGATATGCACCAATTGGTTAGTGCCGCTGATGTGAAGAAAATCTACCGAAAGGCTTGTCTAGCGGTACATCCGGACAAA CACACGGGCACTGAAAACGAGAGCATGGCGAAACTAATTTTTATGGAACTGAACAACGCttggagtgaatttgaaaacgaCGCCACGCAGCAGAATTTATTCGCCCAATAA